GCAACCCCAACCCCGACATGGACCTCTCGCGCTACTGCCAGGAGATCGGCGGACAGCTCGTGATGACGGCCCCCGTTCACTTCACCCAGCTCTACGGGGTGATCATCGGGATCATCCTGGCGGTCGCCTCGTACTTCTGGCTGCGGTCGCGCAAGGCGGGCTGGGCCTTCTGGCAGTTCTGGCTGTGGTATTCCATCCTGCGCGCCGGATTCGAGGAGACCTTCCGACTCAACCCCCTGGCGATCAAGTCCTACCTGAGTCAGGGTCTCCAGGCCCCCGGCATCGGCTTGTGGACGGACACGCACCTGATCAGCATCCCCCTGATCATCGTCAGCATCTTGATGCTGCTACGGCTTCGCAATCGGCCGGACACGCGACCGGCTGGCCGCTTGGTCGGCCCCTCTTCCCCAGCAGCCGAACCCACTCCAGTGGAGCGCCCATGAACCGACCCACCTTTTCCCCCATCCATCCTGCCCGTGCCCGTTCGCTCCGGATCCTGGTGCTGGCCCTGCCCGCCCTGCTGGCGGCCTGCTCTTCGCGGGACCTCGCCGGGGTGCAGAAGTTCACCTTCCAGGCGGGGGATCACCGCGAGGGCCGGCTGGTGTACGCGCAGACGCCGCCCGCCGGGGGGCCGCACAACCCGTCCTGGCAGAACTGCGGCGTGTACACGTCGGCGCTGTATAACGAGTACGTCGTGCACAGCCTGGAGCACGGCGCGGTGTGGATCACGTACGGGCCGACCCTTTCCCCGGAGGACGTTCGAACCCTGGCGGGTCTGGCCCAGGGCCGCACGCACGTCCTCGTCTCCCCGAACGGGCAGCAGACCGCGCCGGTGGTCTTGACTGCGTGGGGCGCGCAGCTTCCGGTGGACGGGGTCGGCGACGCCCGCATCCGGGCCTTCCTCGACAAGTACGAGCAGGGCCCGACCACGCCCGAGCGCGGGGCCGCCTGCACCGGCGGCTACTCGGGCACCCTGTGAAGGCGCCCGGGGACCAGGGGGACACATGGCCACGGTGCTGATCGTGGACGACGACCCGGCGATCCTGGAGGTGCTCACGGCCTACCTGGTGGCGGAGGGCCACAGCGTGGAGACCGAGGACGACGGGCTGGCGGCACTGCCCCGGCTCGCCCGCGCCGACGTCGCCATCCTCGACTGGATGCTGCCCGGCATGACCGGCGTGGAACTCACCGCCTACGCCCGGCGGGAGCACCCCCAGCTGCCGGTTCTGCTCCTGACTGCCCGGGGCGAGGAGGAGGACCGCCTTAGGGGCCTGAACGCCGGGGCGGACGATTACGTCGTCAAGCCCTTCAGCCCCCGCGAGGTGGTGGCCCGCGTCCGCGCCCTGCTGCGCCGGGTCGGGGTGCAGGACCGCATCGAGGCCGGGCCGCTGGTGATGAACCTCAGGAGCCGCGCCGTCGCGCTGCACGGCCAGCCGCTGGCGCTCTCCCGCACCGAGTTCGACCTGCTCGCCACCCTGGCCCAGCACCCGGGGCTGGTCTGGTCCCGCGAGCGGCTGATGGAGCGGGTGTGGGGCCCCGACTACCCGGGCGTGACCCGGGTGGTGGACGTGCACATCACCGCCGTGCGCCGCAAGCTGGGGGACGACGCGGACGCGCCCACCTTCATCGAGACGGTGCGCGGGCTGGGGTACCGTTTCCGGGAGGACTGACATGCGCCTGTTTCCCCGCTTGCTGCTCAACCACCTGATGTGCGTCGCGGTGACCGCCGCCGTGCTGCTCCTGGCGGCCGAGGTGGCCGCCCAGCCCTTCATCGGGCACCACGTGGACGAGATGATCCGGCTGATCGGCCCGGAGGGGGGGCGGCTGCGCGGGGACCTCACCGGGGGGATGCGCGGCACCCTGACGCGCGCCCTGCTCGCGGCCCTGCCGCTGGCCCTGCTGGTCGCCACCGGGATCGCCTGGGCCTCCGCTCGGCGAGTCACCGCGTCGGTGCGCGCCCTGCAGTCGGGCAGCGGCGCCATCGCCAGCGGGGAATACGCCCGGCGGCTACCGGAGGCCGGGCAGGACGAACTCGCGGACCTCGCGCGCAGCTTCAACACGATGGCGGGGACCCTGGAACGGGTCGAGCAGACACGGGTCGAGCTGATCGGGAACGTCGCCCACGAGCTGCGCACCCCGGTCAGCGCAGTGCGCGGCTACGCGGAGGCGGCTCAGGACGGCGTCCTGCCCGCCGGACAGGCCCTCGCCGCCATCACGCGGGAGGTGGCGGGGATGGAGAGACTCGTGCAGGACCTCAGCCTGGTGAGCCGGGTGGAGGCCGGGCGCATGGAGTTGAAGGTGGGCGACGTGCCCCTGGCCGAGCTGCTGTCCCAGGCCCAGGACCGCTTCGCGCTGGCCTTCGAGGACCGCGGGATCGCGTTCCAGGTGGACCTGCCCCCGGGTCCCCTGACGGTCCGGGCGGACCCCGAGCGGGCGCAGCAGATCCTCGCCAACCTGTTGCGCAACGCCCTGCGGCACACCCCACCCGGCGGAACGGTGCGGGTGTCCGCCCAGGCCGAGGGGGCAAAGACCACCGTGTCCGTCGCCGACACGGGCAGCGGCATCGCCCCAGAGCACCTGGAACGGGTGTTCGAGCGCTTCTTCCGGGCGGACCCGGCCCGGACCCCGGGCGAGGGGAGTGGGGTGGGCCTGACCATCGCCCGGGGACTCGCCCGGGCGATGGGGGGGGATTTGGGCGTGCGATCGGCGCCCGGACAGGGCAGCACCTTCACCTGGACGGTCCCGCTGGGGAAATCGGCGCCTACTCCGCGCCTGGGTTGACCGGGCGGTGGCGTCGACCTCTTGAAGAGCGTTCTCAGGTCGAGATGACGCTTCGGTTCACTCTTAAATTGACAATGTTGATAAGTTTGCTTAGGATTCCGCGTGTGAGACGTTTGCTCCTGGCCACCACCGTCCTGCTCCTGAGCGGCACGACCCTCGCCCAGACCAACCGGACCCTGACGATCTACTCGGGCCGGGCCAAGACCTTCGTGGACCCCATCGTGCAGCAGTTCGAGCGGACGACCGGGATCAAGGTGAACGTCCGGTACGGCACCGACAGCCAACTGGTCGCCGCCCTGCGCGAGGAGGGTGAGCGCAGCCCCGCCGACGTGTACTGGGGCAACAGCGTCGGCGCCCTCGGCGAACTGGCGAGCGAGGGCCGCTTCACTAAGGTCGGCGCGGCCCTGACCCGCAACGTGTCCGCCGACTACGTGCCCGACGACCGCTCGTGGCTGCCCACCACCGTGCGCTTCCGGGTGCTCGCCTACAACAAGGACAGGATCAAGCCCGAGCAGCTTCCGGACAGCGTGCTCGACCTGCCCAAGATGACGGCCCTCAAGGGGCGCATTGGCTGGACGGTCTCGTACCCCTCCTTCCAGGACTTCCTGGCGGGGATGATCGCCAGGCACGGCGAGGCGACCACCCGGCAGTGGCTGGAGGGCATGAAGGCGCTGGAGCCCAAGGACTACAAGACGAGCAACGTGGGGATGCTGGAGGCCATGCGCGCGGGCGAGATCGACGTGGGCCTCACCAACCACTACTACATCCAGCGCGTGGCCCGGCTGAACTATCCCATCGAGACCTATTTTTTCAAGAACGGCGACATCGGCAACCTGGGGAACGCGACGGGTGCGGCCATCCTGAAGACGAGCAGGAATCAGGCCGCCGCCGCACGTTTCCTGAGCGCGCTCGTCGGGAAAGACGCGCAGACCTTTTTTCTGAGCGTGAACTTCGAGTACCCGGTGATCGGCAACATCCTCCAGCCCACCACCATGCTGCCCTACGGCGACGTAACCAAGCGCAGCCCCCGCATCGACCCCACCGCGTTGCCGAAGAACATCGAGCGGGCGCAAAAGCTCCTGCGGGACGCGGGGCTGTTGTAGGGGTGGGGCCTGGTCGCGGCGGGGGGCCCCGGAGCAGGCGCCCCCCCCCAGCCCGACGGGAAGGCCCGGGGAGGTGGACGTGGCCGACCTCAAGGTCCTGCCTCTCATGACCCGCCGACGCGCTCCCCTGGCCCTGGCCCTGCCCGCGCTGCTCACGGCGCTCGGCGTCCTGCTGCCGCTCGCCTACCTGGTGCTGCGGGCCTTTGGGGCCCAGGGGGAGGAGCTGCGCGAGATCGTGTTCCGGGTGCGGAACCTGGAGTTGCTGGGCAACACGCTGCTACTGGCCGCCGGGGTGCTGGCGGCGGGGACGGCGGTGGCGCTGCCGCTCGCCTATCTGGCCGCACGGACGACCTTCCGGCCCCGGGGGCTGCTGATGCTGCTGGGGGTCTTGCCGCTCGCCATCCCGGGGTACGTGGGCGCGTACTCGCTGATCGCGGCGGGCGGGCCGGGGGGGACCGTCCAGGCGTTGACCGGACTGAACTGGCCCGGCCCGAGCGGCTTCCGGGGGGCGCTCGGCGTGCTGACCCTCTTCACCTTCCCGTACCTGTTCCTGAACCTGCACGCGGCGTTGCGTTCGCAGGACCCGGTGCTGGAGGACGCCGCCCGGCTGCTGGGGCGCACCCCCTGGCAGACCTTCCGCCTCGTAACGCTGCCGCACCTGCGCCCGGCGTGGCTCTCGGGGGGGCTGCTCGTCACGCTGCACGTGCTGGGCGACTTCAGCGTGGTCAGCCTGATGCGCTACCCCACCTTCAGCGCGGCGATCTACCAGCAGTACACCGCCGCCTACGACCGGGTGTACTCCGCGTGGCTGGCGCTGATGCTGCTCGCGGTCACCGCCCTGACCCTCTGGCTGGAGGCGCAGCTGATGCGGGGCGTGTTCCTGGCGCGGGTCTCGCCGGGGGGAGCGCGGCAACCTGCGCGGGCCCGGCTGGGCCGCTGGGGGCTCCCGGCCTGGACCTTCGTCCTGACCCTGGGTGGGGCGGCGCTCGCCCTGCCGCTGGGGACGATGCTGTACTGGCTGCGGCTCGATCAGACGCCCTTCGCGCTCTCGGGGCTGCTGGACGCCGCCCGCAGCGCCCTGAGCGCCGCCGGGGTCACGGCGGTTACGACCACGGCGCTCGCCTTCCCGCTGGCGTACATCGGGAGCCGTTACCGGGGGCGGGCGGCGCGCCTCACCGAGCGGGTCGCCTACCTGGGCTACGCCACGCCGCCGCTGGCATTCGCGCTGGCGCTGGTGTTTTTCGTGCTGCGCGCGGTGCCCGCCCTGTACCAGACCTTCACCCTCCTGATCCTGGCCTACACCCTGCACTTCGTCGCGGAGGCGGTCGGGCCGATCCGCACGTCGCTGACGCGGGCGACCCCCCGGCTGGAGGAGGCGGCCCGCGTGCTGGGCGCCCCGCCCGGTCGGACCTTGTGGCGGGTAACGTTGCCGATCATGTGGCCCGGGCTGCTGGTCAGCGCAACGTTCGTGTTTCTAAGCGTCCTGAAGGAACTGCCCCTGACCCTGCTGCTGGCGCCCATAGGGTTCGACACGCTGGCGCGCAATGTCTGGACGTACACCGAGGAGGCGCAGTACGCCGCCGCAGCGCCCTACGCGCTGGCGCTCGCGGCGAGCGGGGCCGTGCTGACGGGGCTCCTCCTGAGGAGGGAAAGATGACGGTCGCCCGGCGAACCGAGCCGCTGGCTCAGGGTCTGACCGCAAGCACGCCCATCCTCGAACTCCAGAACCTCACCAAGCGGTACGCCCCGGGACTGCCCCCCGTGCTGGAGAGCCTGAACCTCAGCGTGGAGGCGGGTGAACTCGTCACGCTGTTGGGACCCAGCGGGTGCGGGAAGACGACCACCCTGCGTCTGATCGCGGGCCTGGAGACGCCCGACGGGGGGAGCGTGCGCCTGCTGGGGCGCGACGTGACCTCCCCCTTCGTGCCGCCCGAGCGGCGGGGCGTCGGGCTGGTGTTTCAGGACTACGCGCTCTTCCCGCACCTGACGGTCCTGGGCAACGTGCTGTTCGGGCTCCACACGCTGCCGCGCCCTGAGCGGTTGACTCGCGCCCGCGAGACGCTGGCCCTGGTCGGCCTGACGGTGTTCGAGTCGCGGCTGCCGCACCAGCTCTCGGGCGGGCAGCAGCAGCGGGTGGCGCTCGCCCGTGCGCTCGCGCCCCGGCCCGCCCTGCTGCTCCTCGACGAGCCCTTTTCCAACCTCGACGCGGGGCTGCGCCACGCCACCCGCCAGGAGGTGCGCACCATCCTGCGCCGCAGCGGCACGACGGCCCTCCTGGTCACCCACGATCAGGAGGAGGCGCTGGCCTTCAGCGACCGCCTGCTCGTGATGCGCGCCGGGCAGGTCGAGCAGATCGGTCCCCCGCACGAGGTGTACACGCGGCCCCGGACGGCCTTCGTGGCGAACTTCCTGGGGCGCAGCAACCTGCTGAGCGGGACGGCGAGCGGCCTCACCGCCCGCACGGCCCTGGGCACGCTACCGCTGGCGGAGGCGGCCCACGGCCCGGTGCTGGTGAGCGTGCGGCCCGAACACCTCGCCTTCGCCCGCGCGGGCGAGGGGGGCACACCCGTTATCATCCTCGC
The DNA window shown above is from Deinococcus aestuarii and carries:
- a CDS encoding ABC transporter permease; translated protein: MTRRRAPLALALPALLTALGVLLPLAYLVLRAFGAQGEELREIVFRVRNLELLGNTLLLAAGVLAAGTAVALPLAYLAARTTFRPRGLLMLLGVLPLAIPGYVGAYSLIAAGGPGGTVQALTGLNWPGPSGFRGALGVLTLFTFPYLFLNLHAALRSQDPVLEDAARLLGRTPWQTFRLVTLPHLRPAWLSGGLLVTLHVLGDFSVVSLMRYPTFSAAIYQQYTAAYDRVYSAWLALMLLAVTALTLWLEAQLMRGVFLARVSPGGARQPARARLGRWGLPAWTFVLTLGGAALALPLGTMLYWLRLDQTPFALSGLLDAARSALSAAGVTAVTTTALAFPLAYIGSRYRGRAARLTERVAYLGYATPPLAFALALVFFVLRAVPALYQTFTLLILAYTLHFVAEAVGPIRTSLTRATPRLEEAARVLGAPPGRTLWRVTLPIMWPGLLVSATFVFLSVLKELPLTLLLAPIGFDTLARNVWTYTEEAQYAAAAPYALALAASGAVLTGLLLRRER
- a CDS encoding ABC transporter ATP-binding protein, with the protein product MTVARRTEPLAQGLTASTPILELQNLTKRYAPGLPPVLESLNLSVEAGELVTLLGPSGCGKTTTLRLIAGLETPDGGSVRLLGRDVTSPFVPPERRGVGLVFQDYALFPHLTVLGNVLFGLHTLPRPERLTRARETLALVGLTVFESRLPHQLSGGQQQRVALARALAPRPALLLLDEPFSNLDAGLRHATRQEVRTILRRSGTTALLVTHDQEEALAFSDRLLVMRAGQVEQIGPPHEVYTRPRTAFVANFLGRSNLLSGTASGLTARTALGTLPLAEAAHGPVLVSVRPEHLAFARAGEGGTPVIILAREYKGHDVTYTVRLGNQELLVHDASGEVRPEGGEVQVRVTQAARPVRAGEPGDRSSSGKGT
- a CDS encoding iron ABC transporter substrate-binding protein, whose product is MRRLLLATTVLLLSGTTLAQTNRTLTIYSGRAKTFVDPIVQQFERTTGIKVNVRYGTDSQLVAALREEGERSPADVYWGNSVGALGELASEGRFTKVGAALTRNVSADYVPDDRSWLPTTVRFRVLAYNKDRIKPEQLPDSVLDLPKMTALKGRIGWTVSYPSFQDFLAGMIARHGEATTRQWLEGMKALEPKDYKTSNVGMLEAMRAGEIDVGLTNHYYIQRVARLNYPIETYFFKNGDIGNLGNATGAAILKTSRNQAAAARFLSALVGKDAQTFFLSVNFEYPVIGNILQPTTMLPYGDVTKRSPRIDPTALPKNIERAQKLLRDAGLL
- a CDS encoding DUF3105 domain-containing protein translates to MNRPTFSPIHPARARSLRILVLALPALLAACSSRDLAGVQKFTFQAGDHREGRLVYAQTPPAGGPHNPSWQNCGVYTSALYNEYVVHSLEHGAVWITYGPTLSPEDVRTLAGLAQGRTHVLVSPNGQQTAPVVLTAWGAQLPVDGVGDARIRAFLDKYEQGPTTPERGAACTGGYSGTL
- a CDS encoding HAMP domain-containing sensor histidine kinase gives rise to the protein MRLFPRLLLNHLMCVAVTAAVLLLAAEVAAQPFIGHHVDEMIRLIGPEGGRLRGDLTGGMRGTLTRALLAALPLALLVATGIAWASARRVTASVRALQSGSGAIASGEYARRLPEAGQDELADLARSFNTMAGTLERVEQTRVELIGNVAHELRTPVSAVRGYAEAAQDGVLPAGQALAAITREVAGMERLVQDLSLVSRVEAGRMELKVGDVPLAELLSQAQDRFALAFEDRGIAFQVDLPPGPLTVRADPERAQQILANLLRNALRHTPPGGTVRVSAQAEGAKTTVSVADTGSGIAPEHLERVFERFFRADPARTPGEGSGVGLTIARGLARAMGGDLGVRSAPGQGSTFTWTVPLGKSAPTPRLG
- a CDS encoding response regulator transcription factor; amino-acid sequence: MATVLIVDDDPAILEVLTAYLVAEGHSVETEDDGLAALPRLARADVAILDWMLPGMTGVELTAYARREHPQLPVLLLTARGEEEDRLRGLNAGADDYVVKPFSPREVVARVRALLRRVGVQDRIEAGPLVMNLRSRAVALHGQPLALSRTEFDLLATLAQHPGLVWSRERLMERVWGPDYPGVTRVVDVHITAVRRKLGDDADAPTFIETVRGLGYRFRED